The following are encoded in a window of Bacteroidota bacterium genomic DNA:
- a CDS encoding carotenoid 1,2-hydratase → MRLLLLSLVTVIILSGVLWFVLNLEGERGEAELTVSSVMSAESKGFKKADSIISFNFPEDHFAHYDYKTEWWYFTGNLKTATGRRFGYQFTIFRNGIVPGKEDDSLGFQTGSVYSAHLGLSDITTGKFYSAEKFARGTGALAGSDPEKGRIHIEGFELNFDFKTGSSKPKISIFARSREFEFSFSLEPQKEMVLQGEKGLSRKSNNPGNASYYYSFTRIATSGQLKTGGESHALEGWSWMDHEWSTSALEPDQKGWDWFALQLDDNSELMYFRLRDKDGNTNFQKGSLVKADGTSKTLRNEELKFRVTNTVTIEKNVYPSAWEIEVDSEKTIYKISTSMKNQLHKFRITYYEGAVDIEKIKGTTIKGSGYVELTGYGD, encoded by the coding sequence ATGAGATTGTTGCTTCTTTCTTTAGTCACCGTTATTATACTCTCTGGAGTGTTGTGGTTTGTGTTGAATCTTGAAGGTGAGAGGGGTGAGGCAGAATTGACGGTTTCGAGTGTGATGTCTGCAGAATCCAAAGGATTCAAAAAGGCAGATTCAATAATCAGTTTTAATTTCCCGGAAGATCACTTTGCCCACTACGATTATAAAACGGAGTGGTGGTACTTCACCGGTAATCTCAAAACCGCAACGGGCAGACGGTTCGGTTATCAATTCACAATTTTCAGAAACGGTATTGTACCGGGAAAAGAAGATGATTCTCTGGGGTTTCAAACAGGATCGGTTTATTCTGCACATTTGGGACTTAGTGATATCACAACAGGAAAATTCTATTCTGCCGAAAAGTTCGCAAGAGGAACCGGAGCGCTGGCTGGAAGCGACCCTGAAAAGGGCAGAATACATATTGAGGGTTTCGAACTCAATTTTGACTTCAAAACGGGCAGTTCCAAACCGAAGATTTCCATTTTTGCCAGGAGCCGGGAATTTGAATTTTCCTTTTCCCTTGAGCCACAAAAGGAAATGGTTTTGCAGGGTGAAAAAGGGCTGAGCAGAAAGTCCAACAATCCCGGAAATGCTTCATATTATTATTCCTTTACCAGAATCGCCACGAGTGGGCAACTAAAGACCGGAGGTGAATCACACGCTCTTGAAGGGTGGAGCTGGATGGATCACGAATGGTCAACAAGTGCCCTCGAGCCGGATCAAAAAGGCTGGGACTGGTTCGCATTGCAGTTGGATGACAACTCAGAACTTATGTACTTCAGATTGAGAGATAAAGACGGGAATACAAACTTTCAGAAGGGGAGTCTGGTAAAAGCGGATGGCACCAGCAAAACCCTGAGGAATGAGGAGTTAAAATTCAGAGTAACGAATACCGTAACAATTGAGAAAAATGTGTATCCCTCTGCGTGGGAAATTGAAGTGGACTCCGAAAAAACGATTTACAAGATATCCACTTCGATGAAAAATCAACTGCATAAATTCCGTATCACATACTACGAAGGAGCAGTTGATATTGAAAAAATCAAGGGGACGACCATCAAAGGTTCGGGTTATGTCGAACTTACAGGGTATGGTGACTGA
- a CDS encoding FtsX-like permease family protein, which translates to MISLFQKAGLRYLFTHPWQTILSATGIALGVSVILAIDMANESSLRAFDISMETVSGKATHRLTSKSGSLSFSQFVRIRNEGIEASAPVIEENIRIVGKKSENATFLGLDPFSEEKFRNFFDVSGQGSDQLLKDLLSHKDRVVLPEAFALASGVKPGDSLTVIWQTKKFKVYCQSLIPSSSNTGKNSIDQFVIADIGTADSLFDKNGTIGYIDLILDRQDYDRVVKIMENNSDLQLKESSKSNDTARSLTEAFRLNLNAMSMLGLIVGLFLIYNSMTFSVIQRRKLLGLFRAIGVTRREIYIQILAETVFIGAIGTFTGIVAGIFLGKELLGLVTQSINDLYFVTNVKSVAIPAESIFKAGFAGITGTLLASLYPAYEAATTSPGVVLKRSSIEAGLRKKSKYFTLLSMILFISGTLILVIADAGILLSYFGILLLIISFALLTPFVVVQGVALMQPLVQKLFGNTGKTGLRGIVANLSRTTVAIAALAIAVSATIGVSTMITSFRGTVITWLEQTLVADLFISAPGPVSRKNEPVIEPSILNNLLKIEGVKSIDYYSEAKSTFRGREIEVFGAGIDPENEYRFKLKAGVPGIAWKEIREGRGALVTETFAYKWKLSIGDTVTFTTPEGLKSVKISAVYYDYSSEMGHISLDYKLFSGLWENYKISGIGIYLKPGSNSAQVRKTAESLFSSQQNIVIRLNSELRNYSVEIFDRTFVVASLLHLLSVIVAFIGIFSALMSIQLEKEKEMGILRATGLTPGQMFKLISIQTFSMGTLASVIAVPLGMVLAYALIYVINLRSFGWTMDMQVSPFLLIQAFLISIVASVFAGLYPAYKMAITNPAKSLRDE; encoded by the coding sequence GTGATCTCATTATTTCAGAAAGCCGGACTCAGATATCTTTTCACTCATCCATGGCAGACAATACTGTCTGCAACCGGCATTGCTCTCGGTGTGTCGGTAATTCTTGCCATAGATATGGCTAATGAGAGCTCTCTGAGGGCATTCGATATTTCGATGGAAACAGTATCGGGAAAAGCTACCCACCGGCTCACATCCAAGAGCGGTTCGTTGAGTTTCAGTCAATTCGTCCGGATTCGAAATGAGGGAATTGAAGCTTCTGCACCTGTTATTGAAGAAAACATAAGGATTGTTGGCAAGAAGAGTGAAAATGCCACATTTCTTGGGCTCGATCCTTTCTCAGAAGAGAAATTCCGGAATTTTTTCGATGTTTCGGGTCAGGGGAGTGATCAATTGCTAAAAGACCTGCTCTCTCACAAGGATCGGGTGGTGCTACCCGAGGCATTCGCTTTGGCTTCAGGGGTGAAACCGGGTGATTCCCTTACTGTCATCTGGCAAACGAAAAAGTTCAAAGTATATTGTCAGTCTTTAATTCCTTCCTCTTCAAATACCGGTAAAAACTCGATTGATCAGTTTGTCATCGCAGATATTGGAACGGCAGATTCACTTTTCGATAAAAATGGCACGATTGGTTATATCGACCTGATACTCGACCGGCAGGATTATGACCGGGTGGTTAAAATAATGGAAAACAACAGCGATCTTCAGTTAAAAGAGTCGAGCAAATCAAACGACACAGCGAGGTCTCTGACCGAGGCATTCAGGCTCAATTTGAATGCCATGAGCATGCTGGGTTTGATTGTCGGGCTGTTTCTGATCTACAATTCAATGACATTTTCTGTAATCCAGCGTAGAAAACTTCTTGGACTGTTCAGAGCAATCGGAGTGACCAGAAGGGAAATTTACATTCAAATTCTGGCTGAGACTGTATTCATTGGAGCCATTGGAACATTTACCGGAATAGTTGCGGGTATTTTCCTTGGGAAGGAACTTCTGGGTCTCGTTACACAGAGTATAAATGACCTTTATTTTGTTACAAATGTCAAATCTGTAGCGATTCCTGCGGAAAGTATCTTTAAAGCAGGATTTGCCGGAATAACTGGTACCCTGCTTGCATCCCTCTATCCGGCATATGAGGCTGCCACAACTTCGCCGGGGGTTGTACTGAAACGATCGTCGATTGAGGCAGGGCTGAGAAAGAAATCAAAATATTTCACTCTTCTGTCAATGATATTATTCATTTCAGGCACTTTAATACTGGTTATTGCGGATGCGGGAATTTTGCTCAGCTATTTCGGAATTCTCCTGCTCATAATCTCGTTTGCTCTGCTTACACCATTTGTTGTTGTACAGGGTGTGGCATTGATGCAGCCGCTCGTTCAAAAACTGTTCGGAAACACGGGAAAAACAGGTTTAAGAGGCATAGTTGCGAACCTGAGCAGAACAACTGTGGCTATTGCCGCATTGGCAATCGCTGTATCAGCAACTATCGGTGTATCAACCATGATCACCTCCTTTCGTGGAACAGTAATAACCTGGCTGGAGCAGACACTTGTAGCCGATCTTTTCATTTCGGCACCCGGTCCTGTATCGAGAAAGAATGAACCTGTGATTGAGCCTTCAATTCTAAATAATCTGCTCAAAATTGAAGGAGTAAAATCAATTGATTACTATTCCGAGGCAAAAAGTACTTTCCGGGGGAGAGAGATTGAAGTTTTCGGTGCCGGAATAGATCCTGAAAATGAATACCGTTTCAAATTAAAAGCAGGTGTTCCCGGAATTGCGTGGAAAGAGATAAGAGAGGGCAGGGGTGCACTGGTTACCGAAACTTTTGCCTATAAATGGAAACTGAGCATTGGTGATACAGTCACATTTACTACACCTGAAGGGTTAAAAAGTGTGAAAATATCCGCTGTTTACTATGACTACAGTTCAGAAATGGGGCATATCTCACTTGATTACAAATTATTTTCCGGTTTGTGGGAAAATTATAAAATTTCCGGGATAGGTATTTACCTTAAGCCGGGTTCCAACTCAGCTCAGGTAAGAAAGACTGCCGAATCCCTTTTTAGCTCACAGCAAAATATAGTAATAAGATTGAACAGTGAATTGCGGAATTACTCGGTGGAAATTTTCGACCGTACTTTTGTAGTGGCGAGTCTGTTGCATCTTTTATCCGTTATTGTTGCGTTCATCGGAATATTTAGCGCGTTGATGTCGATTCAACTTGAAAAGGAGAAGGAAATGGGAATTCTGAGGGCTACGGGATTGACACCCGGGCAGATGTTCAAATTGATATCCATTCAGACATTTTCCATGGGTACACTCGCATCTGTTATTGCAGTTCCGCTCGGGATGGTTCTGGCTTACGCCTTAATTTATGTTATTAATCTCCGTTCATTCGGTTGGACGATGGACATGCAGGTATCTCCTTTCCTGTTGATTCAGGCGTTTCTTATATCCATAGTTGCCTCTGTGTTCGCCGGTTTATACCCTGCCTACAAGATGGCAATAACCAACCCGGCAAAATCGTTGAGGGACGAATAG
- a CDS encoding ABC transporter ATP-binding protein: MPFIEIEKLNKSFTEGITSRHVLRDLDLGIDEGELVILLGRSGSGKSTLLNLLSGIDVPDRGKIILDSTELTSLKEPYRTIFRRENVGFVFQFFNLIPTLTVLENLNLVLELTNKQGKEWLERAKYLLDEVGLSDRSNSYPDVLSGGEQQRVAIARALVHDPKIILADEPTGNLDYQTADKIVELLDNLVKKTGKTMIMATHSRDLSGLADKIIEFKGNNTLISTSGI, translated from the coding sequence TTGCCCTTTATTGAAATAGAAAAATTAAACAAGTCGTTTACCGAGGGAATTACAAGTCGCCATGTACTCCGTGATCTTGATCTTGGAATTGATGAGGGTGAACTTGTAATTCTGCTCGGCAGAAGCGGTTCGGGAAAATCAACACTTCTTAATCTGCTAAGTGGAATCGATGTGCCTGACCGTGGCAAAATAATTCTCGATTCCACCGAATTAACATCCCTTAAAGAACCATATCGCACAATTTTCCGTCGTGAAAATGTGGGATTCGTATTTCAGTTTTTCAATCTGATACCCACATTGACAGTATTGGAAAACCTGAATCTTGTCCTTGAACTGACCAATAAACAGGGAAAGGAATGGCTGGAAAGAGCGAAATACCTGCTGGATGAAGTGGGACTTTCAGACAGGTCCAACAGCTATCCTGATGTTCTCTCAGGCGGAGAGCAACAAAGAGTCGCTATAGCCCGGGCACTTGTTCACGATCCAAAGATAATCCTTGCCGATGAACCTACCGGAAACCTTGACTACCAGACCGCCGACAAAATTGTCGAACTCCTCGATAATCTGGTAAAGAAAACAGGGAAGACCATGATAATGGCGACCCACAGCCGGGATCTCTCCGGACTGGCTGACAAGATAATTGAATTTAAGGGGAACAATACACTCATCTCGACTTCCGGTATTTAA
- a CDS encoding bifunctional 3-deoxy-7-phosphoheptulonate synthase/chorismate mutase — MNDLRDLINALDEELIALLVKRRGLSMEVVKRKDREGYPLRDTTREKELLQKLIKSGKKAGLEPTFVTRIFHEIIDDSVRLQQSYLHRLGEKGGESGGSIRVAIQGIEGSFSSLAAARFFANRGVDIGFISKMTFEEVVKAVEDQEADYAMLPVENTTSGNINDVYDALVKSSVAIIGEEKLRVKQNLIGIANVDPLTIKKIFSHPQAAAQCSKFLETMPNAKIEEVSDTALSVQKVRDSGNLEYAAIASEQAASTFGMTVIREDIANNKENFTRFVIASKKPVSVDLRIPAKTSVVLSTAQKPGALVEALMVFNKFGVNMTKIQSRPVAGNPWEEMFYIDFEGNIEDDKVNLMIDELGKNTRYFKVFGSYPANDIEKTSVKTDLPRLIENDEPAGEIIPEIKPPAKVKKKSSPYRLAGRDYKSEDTVIKVKDVLIGGDNFVVIGGPCSVESESQIFECARELKQTNAHILRGGCFKPRTNPYAFMGLGYDGLKFLTDAGKFYDLPVITEVLSINQVEEVAKYSDILQIGARNMQNFSLLIEVGKTHRPVLLKRGLMSSIEELLSAAEYILAQGNRQVILCERGIRTFETATRNTLDLSAIPVLKELTHLPVIVDPSHAVGHRDKVIPLAKAAKVVGAHGVMVEFHPDPDKALSDAQQSMSFSQFDEMMAELSKI; from the coding sequence ATGAACGACCTAAGAGATTTAATTAATGCTTTGGATGAAGAACTCATAGCGCTCCTCGTAAAGAGGAGGGGTTTGAGTATGGAAGTTGTAAAACGAAAAGACCGTGAAGGTTATCCTTTAAGGGATACTACGCGGGAAAAGGAATTGCTTCAAAAGCTTATCAAGTCCGGCAAGAAGGCGGGTTTGGAGCCGACTTTTGTAACCCGGATCTTTCATGAAATAATTGATGATTCCGTCAGGTTGCAACAGTCATATTTGCACAGACTCGGCGAAAAAGGTGGTGAATCCGGAGGAAGCATTCGTGTAGCCATTCAGGGGATAGAGGGCTCCTTCAGTTCACTGGCTGCAGCAAGATTCTTTGCCAACAGGGGTGTGGATATTGGTTTTATAAGCAAGATGACATTTGAGGAAGTGGTTAAGGCTGTTGAAGATCAGGAAGCCGATTACGCAATGTTACCCGTTGAGAATACCACTTCGGGGAATATTAATGATGTTTACGATGCACTCGTTAAATCTTCTGTCGCCATTATTGGTGAGGAAAAATTGCGGGTCAAGCAGAATCTAATCGGTATTGCCAATGTTGACCCTCTGACCATTAAGAAAATATTCTCTCATCCACAGGCAGCGGCACAATGCAGTAAATTCCTTGAGACCATGCCTAATGCCAAAATTGAGGAAGTCAGCGATACAGCTCTGTCGGTTCAAAAAGTGAGAGACTCGGGAAATCTTGAGTATGCTGCCATTGCCAGCGAACAGGCGGCTTCAACCTTTGGTATGACTGTGATCAGAGAGGATATCGCTAATAATAAAGAGAATTTTACCCGTTTCGTAATAGCTTCCAAAAAACCTGTGTCTGTGGATCTGAGGATTCCGGCAAAAACATCTGTTGTTCTGTCAACTGCTCAGAAACCGGGTGCACTGGTCGAAGCGTTGATGGTCTTTAATAAATTTGGTGTTAACATGACCAAAATTCAATCGCGGCCTGTAGCCGGAAATCCCTGGGAGGAGATGTTCTACATCGATTTCGAGGGCAATATCGAGGATGACAAAGTCAACTTGATGATTGATGAACTTGGGAAAAACACCCGCTATTTCAAGGTATTCGGTAGCTATCCTGCCAATGACATTGAAAAGACTTCAGTGAAGACTGACTTACCCCGGCTCATTGAAAATGATGAACCTGCGGGAGAGATAATCCCGGAGATTAAACCGCCGGCGAAAGTGAAGAAAAAATCATCACCTTACCGGCTCGCCGGCAGAGACTATAAATCAGAAGACACCGTCATCAAAGTAAAAGATGTTTTAATTGGCGGTGACAACTTTGTTGTGATCGGTGGTCCCTGTTCTGTGGAGTCAGAATCACAAATTTTTGAGTGTGCCAGGGAATTGAAGCAGACCAACGCTCACATCCTCCGTGGAGGTTGCTTCAAACCAAGAACAAATCCGTATGCATTTATGGGACTGGGTTATGATGGTCTAAAATTCCTGACCGATGCAGGCAAGTTCTACGATCTTCCTGTGATTACTGAAGTGTTGTCGATAAATCAGGTGGAGGAAGTGGCGAAATATTCCGATATTCTTCAGATCGGAGCAAGAAACATGCAGAATTTCTCACTTCTTATCGAAGTGGGGAAGACACACAGACCAGTTTTACTGAAGAGGGGTTTAATGTCCTCAATCGAAGAGTTGTTGAGCGCAGCAGAGTATATACTCGCTCAAGGGAACCGTCAGGTAATTCTTTGCGAAAGAGGTATAAGGACATTCGAGACAGCCACGAGGAATACTCTGGATCTTAGTGCCATTCCTGTTTTGAAGGAGCTGACTCATCTGCCCGTAATAGTCGATCCCTCACATGCAGTCGGTCACAGAGACAAAGTGATTCCTCTGGCGAAAGCTGCAAAAGTTGTCGGTGCCCATGGTGTGATGGTCGAGTTTCATCCCGATCCTGATAAAGCTCTCAGCGATGCTCAGCAATCGATGAGCTTCAGTCAGTTTGATGAAATGATGGCTGAATTGAGTAAAATATAG
- a CDS encoding family 10 glycosylhydrolase: MSQYLNQLPKFTKILLILSVMLLSSSKCLAQTNEFRGVKLTDIDSQVLFSEKSISEAMDFLASFNINSVIPVVWNGGYTQYPSRITDSLFGFLIDPVFGGRDPLETVVIEAHRVGIEVYPWFEYGFSSYYSGGTPPYGGHILQRYPQWAARLVNGDICVKNGFDWMSGINPEVQNMIIALTREVMNKYDIDGIEYSDRMPALPVECGYDSVTVALYKLDHNGAAPPSDYNDLTWKRWRADRLNDFYRRVRDSIKNSDSHIFVASSPSLYPWAYEEYLQDSKTWVNSGIVDQFLPQLYRYSFMEYLYELNNSLFHIDPSKKGITFAGILMNIGSYTIDPQFLLQSLQLNRQNGVMGEGFFFYEGLRRNNNRLADTLRATYYKNPAGMPGRQFNRRPKGLVINEDSLNVVKTGQWDNLPVPGFRGGITRTGTSQPSKLEYHYDIPAEAWYNLYVYLIPSFSFSNQVKYTISSKNGDSIIIVNQQSPGKQGWFHLGSFQLQQGYHKVIELSNEGVLSGKYVMSDAGMALIDRKKSPNVVVTSIKDEKVASNPENILILKNYPNPFNPVTVISYKTNETALVKIFIYNQLGELISTHDAGEVPPGIHEWKWDASGYASGAYYIRVETGKSDGVIKTLLIK; this comes from the coding sequence ATGTCACAATATTTGAATCAGCTACCAAAATTTACTAAAATATTACTAATTCTTTCTGTGATGCTGTTATCATCTTCGAAGTGTCTTGCCCAGACCAATGAATTTCGCGGGGTGAAATTGACAGATATCGACAGTCAGGTACTCTTTTCAGAAAAGTCCATTTCTGAAGCGATGGATTTTTTAGCCTCCTTTAACATCAATTCTGTCATCCCGGTCGTTTGGAATGGTGGGTACACCCAGTATCCAAGCCGTATAACAGACTCTTTGTTCGGATTTTTAATTGATCCGGTATTCGGAGGCAGGGATCCATTGGAAACGGTGGTTATTGAAGCGCACAGAGTAGGAATTGAAGTGTATCCCTGGTTTGAGTACGGTTTTTCATCCTATTATTCCGGGGGAACTCCACCTTACGGAGGGCATATTCTTCAACGCTATCCTCAATGGGCTGCCAGGCTTGTTAACGGCGACATTTGCGTAAAAAACGGATTTGACTGGATGTCCGGCATTAATCCCGAGGTTCAGAACATGATTATTGCTCTGACCAGGGAGGTGATGAATAAATATGATATTGACGGCATCGAGTACTCTGACAGGATGCCGGCACTTCCTGTGGAGTGTGGCTATGATTCTGTAACCGTTGCTCTCTACAAACTTGATCATAACGGTGCTGCTCCGCCATCAGATTACAATGACCTGACATGGAAGAGATGGCGCGCTGACAGGTTGAACGATTTTTATCGAAGGGTAAGAGACAGTATAAAGAACAGCGACAGCCATATTTTTGTTGCTTCTTCACCAAGCCTTTATCCCTGGGCATATGAAGAATATCTTCAGGATTCAAAGACCTGGGTAAACAGCGGAATTGTCGATCAGTTTTTGCCGCAGCTCTATCGCTATAGTTTCATGGAATACCTGTACGAACTTAACAATTCCCTGTTTCATATTGATCCCTCAAAAAAAGGAATTACATTTGCCGGCATCCTAATGAATATAGGGAGTTATACCATCGATCCGCAGTTTCTACTTCAATCGCTGCAGTTGAACCGGCAGAATGGTGTCATGGGTGAGGGATTCTTCTTTTATGAAGGATTGAGGAGAAACAATAACCGCCTTGCTGACACACTTAGAGCGACATATTACAAAAATCCTGCAGGGATGCCGGGGAGACAGTTTAACCGGAGACCCAAGGGTTTGGTAATCAATGAAGATTCATTAAATGTGGTCAAAACCGGCCAGTGGGATAACCTGCCTGTTCCCGGTTTTCGGGGTGGTATAACTCGAACAGGGACTTCGCAACCGTCAAAACTTGAGTATCACTACGATATCCCGGCGGAAGCATGGTATAATCTTTATGTTTACCTGATTCCGTCATTTTCCTTTTCCAATCAGGTGAAATACACAATCTCATCAAAGAATGGTGACTCCATCATTATCGTTAATCAACAAAGCCCGGGAAAGCAGGGCTGGTTCCATCTCGGCAGTTTTCAACTGCAACAGGGATATCACAAAGTGATTGAATTGAGCAATGAAGGGGTTCTATCCGGTAAATATGTGATGTCAGATGCCGGTATGGCTTTGATCGACAGAAAAAAATCACCCAATGTGGTTGTTACATCAATCAAGGATGAGAAGGTTGCCTCAAACCCGGAAAACATTCTCATACTTAAAAACTATCCAAATCCTTTTAACCCGGTGACGGTTATCAGTTATAAAACCAATGAGACGGCACTCGTTAAGATATTTATTTACAATCAGTTGGGTGAACTGATTTCAACTCATGATGCCGGTGAAGTACCACCCGGTATACATGAATGGAAGTGGGATGCATCAGGTTATGCAAGCGGGGCATACTACATAAGAGTTGAGACAGGGAAGTCTGATGGAGTGATCAAGACGCTTTTAATCAAGTAA
- the sthA gene encoding Si-specific NAD(P)(+) transhydrogenase → MPPKFDFDCIVIGSGPGGEGAAMKLVKAGKRVAMVDSFPRVGGSCTHTGTIPSKSLRQEIQRIAEIGRTAGITYQEVLRNTQRVVDQQVDLRYGFYRRNYVDVINGWAKFADEHTLDIELGNGGFERYTAEYFIVATGSRPYHPDDVDFSHPRVLDSDTILTTPLNFRSIAIYGAGVIGCEYASIFRGLSIKVNLINTRDRLLTFLDDEISDALSYHLRENGVLIRNKEEYVKVVPEDDSVSIHLESNKVINSDVLLWAQGRTGNSHALEVNKLGIETDSRGSIVINDKHQTVHPHIYAVGDICGYPSLASAAYDQGRFAATHIIEGKCENQLLNFIPTGIYTIPEISSIGKTERELTRDKVPYEVGHSFFRHLARAQITGHKTGMLKILFHRETLEILGIHCFGTNASEIIHIGQAIMVQKGEANSLMYFINTTFNYPTMAEAYRVAALNGLNRVR, encoded by the coding sequence ATGCCCCCAAAATTCGACTTTGATTGTATTGTAATTGGCAGTGGTCCCGGAGGAGAAGGTGCCGCTATGAAACTCGTGAAAGCGGGAAAAAGGGTCGCCATGGTCGATTCTTTTCCAAGAGTCGGCGGCAGTTGTACTCATACAGGTACAATTCCCAGCAAAAGTTTGAGACAGGAAATTCAAAGAATTGCTGAAATCGGAAGAACCGCCGGAATCACCTATCAGGAGGTCTTGAGGAATACTCAACGGGTTGTCGATCAGCAGGTTGATCTCCGATACGGTTTCTACAGACGGAATTATGTCGATGTAATAAACGGCTGGGCTAAATTTGCAGACGAACACACACTTGATATCGAACTTGGCAATGGCGGATTCGAACGCTACACCGCAGAATATTTTATTGTTGCAACCGGTTCCAGACCTTATCACCCGGATGATGTGGATTTTTCTCATCCAAGAGTCCTTGACAGCGACACAATACTCACTACGCCTCTGAATTTTCGCTCAATTGCGATTTACGGAGCCGGGGTCATTGGGTGTGAATATGCTTCCATTTTTAGGGGGCTTTCCATTAAAGTAAATCTTATCAATACAAGAGACCGGTTACTTACATTTTTGGATGATGAAATAAGTGACGCTCTATCCTATCACCTGAGGGAAAATGGTGTACTCATCAGGAACAAGGAAGAGTATGTAAAAGTTGTACCTGAAGACGATTCCGTTTCCATACATCTTGAATCCAACAAAGTAATAAATTCTGATGTATTGCTTTGGGCACAGGGCAGGACAGGTAACTCACACGCACTCGAGGTCAACAAACTGGGCATAGAAACTGATTCGAGAGGATCTATTGTTATCAATGATAAACACCAGACCGTCCACCCCCATATTTATGCTGTTGGTGATATTTGTGGCTACCCTTCCCTTGCAAGTGCCGCATACGATCAGGGGCGGTTCGCAGCAACTCATATTATTGAAGGAAAATGCGAAAACCAGTTACTGAATTTTATACCTACGGGAATCTACACAATACCTGAAATCAGTTCGATCGGAAAAACTGAAAGAGAACTCACCCGGGACAAGGTACCCTATGAAGTGGGACATTCATTTTTCAGACACCTTGCCCGTGCTCAGATAACCGGACACAAAACAGGAATGCTTAAGATCCTGTTTCACCGCGAAACTCTTGAAATCCTTGGAATTCACTGTTTTGGCACAAACGCAAGCGAGATTATTCATATCGGACAGGCAATCATGGTCCAAAAAGGAGAAGCTAACTCACTTATGTACTTTATTAACACGACCTTTAATTATCCAACTATGGCAGAAGCTTACAGAGTTGCCGCCCTTAACGGTCTTAACCGGGTAAGATAA